A window of Paraburkholderia bryophila contains these coding sequences:
- a CDS encoding c-type cytochrome, with translation MLKKTFFWLLAGALTLPALAQAESSVSGNDTALIKRGEYLATAGDCMACHSTVKGKPFAGGLPLKVPMLGTIYSSNITPDPQTGIGTWSLDDFDRALRKGVSKDGHNLYPAMPYVSYAKVSDDDVKALYAYFRYGVAPVNQATHASDIPWPLNMRWPLTAWNWLFLTSGSYQAKSNQSVEWNRGAYLVQGLAHCSTCHTPRGFAMQEKALDETGGDFLGGSVLAGWDGYNITSATNSGIGGWTHAQLVQYLQTGSVPGLAQAAGPMGEAVEHSFSKMTDADINAIATYVRTVPAVSDGSRQARGTWGKPATDVTRLRGVAMSDGTLDPARLYLGNCATCHQAQGKGTPDGYYPPLLHNTTVGASNPGNLVQVILHGVQRKTAGNDVGMPAFAVELNDAQIAALTNYVTTQFGNPAAVQVTEKDVAKLR, from the coding sequence GTGCTGAAGAAAACCTTTTTCTGGCTACTGGCCGGTGCCTTGACTCTGCCCGCGTTGGCGCAGGCGGAGTCGTCGGTGAGCGGCAACGACACCGCATTGATTAAACGCGGTGAATATCTCGCGACGGCCGGCGATTGCATGGCGTGTCATAGCACGGTAAAGGGCAAGCCGTTTGCGGGTGGCTTGCCGCTGAAAGTACCGATGCTCGGCACGATCTACTCAAGCAATATCACGCCGGATCCGCAAACGGGGATCGGCACGTGGTCGCTTGATGATTTCGACCGCGCGCTGCGCAAAGGCGTCTCGAAGGACGGCCACAATCTGTATCCGGCCATGCCGTACGTCTCGTACGCGAAGGTCAGCGACGACGACGTGAAGGCGCTGTACGCGTACTTCCGCTACGGCGTCGCGCCGGTGAATCAGGCCACGCATGCAAGCGATATTCCGTGGCCGCTCAACATGCGCTGGCCGCTGACCGCGTGGAACTGGCTGTTCCTGACGAGCGGTTCGTATCAGGCGAAGTCGAACCAGAGCGTCGAATGGAATCGCGGCGCGTACCTCGTGCAAGGCCTCGCACATTGCAGTACGTGCCACACGCCGCGCGGCTTCGCAATGCAGGAGAAAGCGCTCGACGAAACTGGCGGCGATTTTCTCGGCGGTTCGGTGCTGGCGGGTTGGGATGGCTACAACATCACGTCGGCGACCAACAGCGGGATTGGCGGATGGACCCATGCGCAACTCGTCCAGTATCTTCAGACGGGCAGCGTGCCAGGTCTCGCGCAAGCTGCTGGGCCGATGGGCGAAGCGGTGGAGCATAGCTTCTCGAAGATGACGGACGCCGATATCAACGCGATTGCTACCTACGTGCGCACGGTGCCTGCGGTCAGCGACGGCAGCCGGCAAGCACGCGGTACTTGGGGCAAGCCGGCCACGGACGTGACGCGGTTGCGTGGTGTTGCGATGAGCGACGGTACGCTCGATCCGGCGCGTTTGTACCTCGGTAATTGCGCGACTTGCCATCAGGCACAAGGCAAGGGCACGCCGGATGGGTACTATCCGCCGTTGCTGCATAACACCACGGTGGGGGCGTCGAATCCGGGTAACCTGGTGCAGGTGATTTTGCACGGTGTGCAGCGCAAGACCGCGGGCAATGATGTTGGGATGCCGGCGTTTGCCGTGGAGTTGAATGATGCGCAGATTGCTGCTCTGACTAACTACGTGACGACGCAGTTTGGTAATCCGGCGGCTGTGCAGGTGACGGAGAAGGATGTGGCGAAGCTGCGGTGA
- a CDS encoding cobaltochelatase CobT-related protein, producing MHAPHDTRGFTFESTLSKVARVLTGQYGVTVAFSPDGPRVEPGRIVIPDYELNGGIERDVLIGYLDLLVARAKHASLAELDALPAGIEAKLAQVIDDRRVCGELLDEYPGARWFIGKLRVHAAERVRQRWSKLHWRDRLVWLVERALWDEPPTRTEAVHSLLAALHASQDLLHEAHGSRSTAQSIATARALVSRVRALSAGDVNSMVFTADPVEDIDTETAASSSAPLDDEDDTVLPDHDSANSPPSDRSGGAQAENAVGMGQSLGDAQQPSANSEGEAGAAVANTVRAQLSIPLATEFDEIADLTGQDDSAAWRELRAQARADTAPLKEKLERALSADERTRWRREQERGEIDRTALAKLATSPGYRTPFRTQRAHKGRDVAVTLLIDRSGSMAGRKIELARQCATALCDALTQLSFDCEVLGYCSVESEPMRQLYQRQLAAGADLRRYNRFVERLDLKVYKRFGATDLSGIARIDCGHENPDGEALAWAAARLADHQASRRILMVFSDGYPSTGDGDPQVLRSDLRERVAAIGQRGIELVGIGVLTDAVEDFYPHNVVVSRLAELPSTVFSVLSTMLLKR from the coding sequence ATGCACGCTCCGCACGACACGCGCGGCTTCACCTTCGAATCCACGCTCAGCAAAGTCGCCCGTGTGCTGACGGGGCAATACGGCGTGACGGTCGCGTTCAGTCCGGACGGGCCGCGCGTTGAACCTGGCCGGATCGTGATTCCCGATTACGAGCTGAACGGCGGCATCGAACGCGATGTGCTGATCGGCTATCTGGATCTGCTGGTGGCGCGCGCGAAACATGCGTCGCTCGCGGAGCTCGACGCGCTGCCAGCCGGTATCGAAGCGAAACTCGCGCAAGTGATCGACGACCGTCGCGTGTGCGGTGAATTGCTCGACGAGTATCCGGGCGCACGCTGGTTCATCGGCAAACTGCGCGTGCATGCAGCCGAACGTGTGCGGCAGCGCTGGTCGAAGCTGCATTGGCGCGACCGGCTGGTCTGGCTGGTGGAGCGCGCGCTGTGGGATGAGCCGCCGACGCGAACCGAAGCGGTCCATTCGCTGCTGGCCGCGTTGCATGCGTCGCAGGATCTGCTGCACGAAGCGCACGGCAGCCGCTCGACCGCGCAGAGCATCGCGACGGCGCGAGCGCTGGTGTCGCGGGTGCGTGCGTTGTCGGCGGGCGACGTGAACAGCATGGTCTTCACCGCGGACCCGGTCGAAGACATCGACACGGAAACGGCCGCGAGTTCGTCCGCGCCGCTCGACGACGAAGACGACACCGTGCTGCCCGATCACGACAGCGCGAATTCGCCGCCGTCGGATCGCAGCGGCGGCGCTCAGGCGGAGAACGCGGTCGGCATGGGCCAATCGCTCGGCGACGCGCAACAGCCTTCGGCGAATAGCGAAGGCGAAGCCGGCGCTGCGGTAGCCAACACGGTGCGCGCACAACTGTCCATTCCACTCGCCACCGAATTCGATGAGATCGCCGACCTCACCGGCCAGGACGACAGCGCGGCGTGGCGTGAACTTCGCGCGCAAGCCCGCGCGGACACCGCGCCGCTGAAGGAAAAACTCGAACGTGCGCTGAGCGCCGACGAACGCACACGCTGGCGCCGCGAGCAGGAGCGCGGCGAGATCGACCGTACCGCGCTCGCGAAACTCGCCACCTCGCCCGGTTACCGCACGCCGTTTCGCACGCAGCGGGCGCACAAAGGGCGCGACGTGGCGGTCACGTTGCTGATCGACCGCAGCGGCTCGATGGCCGGACGCAAGATCGAACTCGCGCGCCAATGCGCGACCGCGTTGTGCGATGCGCTGACGCAGTTGTCGTTCGATTGCGAGGTGCTGGGCTATTGCTCGGTCGAATCGGAGCCGATGCGTCAGCTTTATCAGCGGCAGCTTGCGGCGGGTGCGGATTTGCGGCGCTATAACCGCTTCGTCGAGCGGCTCGATCTGAAAGTCTACAAACGCTTCGGTGCGACGGATCTGAGCGGTATCGCGCGGATCGACTGCGGACACGAGAACCCCGACGGCGAAGCGCTCGCGTGGGCCGCGGCGCGTCTGGCCGATCATCAGGCCAGCCGGCGCATTCTGATGGTGTTCTCCGACGGTTATCCCTCGACCGGCGACGGCGACCCGCAAGTGCTGCGCAGCGATCTGCGCGAACGCGTGGCGGCGATCGGCCAGCGCGGCATCGAGTTGGTGGGGATCGGCGTGTTGACCGACGCCGTGGAGGATTTCTATCCGCACAACGTGGTGGTGAGCCGTCTCGCGGAACTACCGTCGACGGTGTTTTCCGTGCTGAGCACGATGCTGCTGAAGCGCTAG
- a CDS encoding DUF6723 family protein yields MARHKADVADDDFEIYASYHGTGDGRYVGGLKVVRKADRKLLFPFDGAPEIGPYATADEARRAAIDYGREIVAADRAAPEQ; encoded by the coding sequence ATGGCGCGACATAAGGCCGACGTTGCTGACGATGACTTCGAGATTTACGCGAGCTATCACGGAACAGGCGACGGCCGTTACGTAGGTGGGCTGAAGGTAGTCAGAAAAGCAGACAGGAAGCTTCTGTTTCCATTCGATGGCGCGCCCGAGATCGGGCCTTACGCGACTGCCGACGAGGCGCGCCGCGCCGCGATCGATTACGGACGCGAGATCGTGGCAGCGGATCGCGCGGCCCCGGAGCAGTGA
- a CDS encoding porin, whose translation MRLPTKLMAALAVAASPLAYGQTSVSLYGRLDAGLEYLNHINNAAGGSSSRWSAEGGDWGTSMLGLKGNEDLGGGLNAIFNLETGLQVMNGTTSGGRLWSRRAFVGLKSQEWGTLQAGRNLFIDSDGVWEFDPFVQQAFSSASLVRGRNWQQTSNNVEYHSPVFWGFDVQGQYSFGNQPGSFNSGANGEFGRSDGVMLSYHSTLFDVRGIYDELRDSNGRFSNIFQASREYFVGANVHFDAVKIQGAYTHYSAPDSPVGVADSADHYWLGATYNFQPRWAVTAGGYYVKVGDGSGDAAHDPSGHAMMYVLGTTYNLTKRTFLYGTVGYVNNGGNSNFSLEASPRDSTSNTSPLVGESQTGAYVGMLHQF comes from the coding sequence ATGAGACTACCTACTAAATTAATGGCGGCCCTTGCGGTAGCGGCTAGTCCGCTGGCTTATGGTCAAACCAGTGTGTCGTTATATGGTCGCCTGGACGCGGGTCTGGAATACCTGAATCACATCAACAATGCCGCGGGCGGCAGTTCGAGCCGCTGGAGCGCGGAGGGCGGCGATTGGGGCACCAGCATGCTGGGCCTCAAAGGCAATGAAGATCTGGGCGGTGGCCTGAATGCGATCTTCAACCTGGAAACCGGCTTGCAGGTGATGAACGGCACCACCAGCGGCGGGCGCCTCTGGTCGCGGCGCGCATTCGTCGGCTTGAAGAGCCAGGAGTGGGGCACGCTGCAGGCGGGCCGCAATCTGTTTATCGATAGCGACGGCGTGTGGGAATTCGATCCGTTCGTGCAGCAGGCGTTTTCGTCGGCCTCGCTGGTGCGCGGGCGCAACTGGCAGCAAACCAGCAACAACGTCGAGTATCACAGCCCGGTGTTCTGGGGCTTCGACGTGCAGGGGCAATACTCGTTCGGCAATCAGCCGGGCTCGTTCAATAGTGGCGCGAACGGTGAGTTCGGCCGCTCCGACGGCGTCATGCTGAGCTATCACTCCACGCTGTTCGACGTGCGCGGCATCTACGACGAACTGCGCGACAGCAATGGCCGCTTCAGCAATATCTTCCAGGCGTCGCGCGAATATTTCGTGGGCGCCAACGTGCATTTCGATGCGGTGAAGATCCAGGGCGCCTATACGCACTACTCGGCGCCGGACTCGCCGGTCGGCGTGGCCGATAGCGCGGATCACTACTGGCTCGGCGCGACCTACAACTTCCAGCCGCGCTGGGCGGTGACGGCGGGCGGCTACTACGTGAAGGTCGGCGACGGCAGCGGCGACGCCGCGCACGACCCGTCCGGCCACGCGATGATGTACGTGCTCGGCACCACCTACAACCTGACGAAGCGCACCTTTCTGTATGGCACGGTGGGTTACGTGAACAACGGTGGCAACTCGAACTTCTCGCTCGAAGCGTCGCCGCGCGACTCGACCAGCAACACGAGTCCGCTGGTCGGCGAATCGCAGACCGGCGCTTATGTCGGGATGCTGCATCAGTTTTGA
- a CDS encoding AAA family ATPase, which produces MNAPELTEDEHLGLYQRATENGAEWWRVSVADRPENYRLEHGADDGERTGTVDIDLVVDAENLRAKLKKWRREGFAIDTGDTGAEHGAAERIAFMPALQRAAALAAAAKQRHVEGVSESVRIGHVDVPCGMDSPLVPRINPAYLFSERFNDIVEDIVENRRVMLIGHTGAGKTSLIEQVAARSRHGVLRSNMNGQTTVGDFVGFWTVKGGETLWVDGVLPTAMREGLWLIVDEIDFAEPSILAALTAVLEPHGRLVLKEKGNEIVAPHPAFRLFATANAVGAMSQFRHLYQGANLMNEAFLDRWRVYLLDYLSPAEEADVLIRTLAPHMTRTLATTLAAIAADCRAAFSREDLSSAFSTRRLLDWAELMLRTGDPERAAGPAIYAKVSPEDAALIRGIIRHHIAPAA; this is translated from the coding sequence ATGAATGCGCCCGAACTGACCGAAGACGAACACCTTGGCCTTTACCAACGCGCAACGGAGAACGGCGCTGAATGGTGGCGCGTCAGCGTCGCCGACCGCCCGGAAAACTATCGCCTCGAACATGGCGCGGACGACGGCGAGCGTACCGGCACGGTCGATATCGATCTGGTGGTCGATGCGGAAAATCTGCGCGCCAAGCTGAAGAAGTGGCGCCGCGAAGGCTTCGCGATCGATACCGGCGACACCGGCGCCGAGCACGGCGCGGCCGAACGGATCGCCTTCATGCCCGCCTTGCAGCGCGCCGCGGCGCTCGCGGCGGCGGCGAAACAGCGGCACGTGGAAGGCGTAAGCGAGAGCGTGCGCATCGGTCATGTCGACGTGCCCTGCGGCATGGATAGTCCGCTGGTGCCGCGCATCAATCCCGCCTATCTGTTTTCCGAGCGCTTCAACGACATCGTCGAAGATATCGTCGAGAACCGCCGCGTCATGCTGATCGGCCACACTGGCGCCGGCAAGACCAGCCTGATCGAACAGGTCGCGGCGCGTTCGCGGCACGGCGTACTGCGCTCGAACATGAACGGGCAGACCACCGTCGGCGATTTCGTCGGCTTCTGGACAGTCAAGGGCGGCGAGACTTTATGGGTCGACGGCGTGCTGCCCACCGCGATGCGCGAGGGCCTGTGGCTGATCGTCGACGAAATCGACTTCGCCGAACCGTCGATTCTCGCCGCGCTCACCGCCGTGCTCGAACCGCACGGCCGCCTCGTGCTGAAGGAGAAAGGCAACGAGATCGTGGCGCCGCATCCGGCGTTCCGGCTCTTCGCCACCGCGAACGCCGTCGGCGCGATGAGCCAGTTCCGTCATCTGTATCAGGGCGCCAATCTGATGAACGAGGCGTTTCTCGATCGCTGGCGCGTATATCTGCTCGACTATCTGTCGCCCGCCGAAGAAGCCGACGTGCTGATCCGCACGCTCGCCCCGCACATGACGCGCACGCTCGCCACCACGCTCGCTGCGATTGCCGCCGACTGCCGCGCGGCGTTCTCGCGCGAAGATCTGTCGAGCGCGTTCTCGACGCGGCGCCTGCTCGACTGGGCCGAACTGATGCTGCGCACCGGCGACCCCGAACGCGCGGCCGGGCCGGCCATCTATGCGAAGGTGAGTCCGGAAGACGCCGCGTTGATTCGCGGCATCATTCGCCATCACATCGCGCCGGCCGCCTGA
- a CDS encoding sugar dehydrogenase complex small subunit, translating to MTRRRWLQGALALTAAGLTGSLALKALAANPSAAPIDAFMSLSQSLTARATLNRDVGTRLLAALQTSSPAFAQQLPKLAGALAAGSADASQQALALKILEAWYLGTVDTTVVTYEQALMYDVVSDTLIIRSYCPNKPGFWAAKPIERQA from the coding sequence ATGACGCGCCGCCGCTGGCTCCAGGGCGCACTCGCGTTGACCGCCGCGGGCCTGACCGGCTCGCTCGCGCTCAAGGCACTCGCCGCGAACCCCTCCGCCGCGCCCATCGACGCGTTCATGAGCCTGTCGCAATCGCTGACCGCGCGAGCCACGCTGAATCGCGACGTCGGCACGCGCCTGCTGGCCGCGTTGCAGACGTCGTCGCCCGCTTTCGCGCAGCAGTTGCCGAAGCTGGCCGGCGCGCTCGCCGCCGGTTCCGCCGACGCCTCGCAACAGGCGCTCGCGCTGAAGATCCTCGAAGCGTGGTACCTCGGCACCGTCGATACGACCGTGGTCACGTACGAACAGGCGCTGATGTACGACGTGGTTTCCGACACGCTGATCATCCGTTCGTACTGCCCCAACAAGCCCGGTTTCTGGGCTGCCAAACCGATCGAAAGGCAAGCCTGA
- a CDS encoding GMC family oxidoreductase yields the protein MADSQNQTQPKTQQADIVVVGSGVAGAIVAHQMALAGKSVILLEAGPRMPRWEIVERFRNQFDKSDNSAPYPSSQWAPHPEYGPPNNYLILKGEHKFNSQYIRAVGGTTWHWAASAWRFMPNDFHMKTVYGVGRDWPMAYEELEPYYQRAEEELGVWGPTDEELGSPRSQPYPMAPLPLSYNEQTIKGKLNAFDSRYHVVTEPVARNSRPYDGRPTCCGNNNCMPICPIGAMYNGIVHVEKAEQAGAKLIDNAVVYKLEVGADKRIVAALYKDPQGNEYRVEGKYFVLAANGIETPKIMLMSTSHDFPNGVGNSSDMVGRNLMDHPGTGVTFYADEKLWPGRGPQEMTSLIGFRDGAFRATEAAKKIHLSNLSRIDQETQKIFKRGKLIKPAELDAQIRDRAARFVEFDCFHEILPAPENRIVPSKTETDAIGIPRPEITYRIDDYVKRGAVHTREVYANAAKVLGGTEIEYQDEFAPNNHITGATIMGSDPRDSVVDKHCRTFDHPNLFISSSATMPTVGTVNVTLSIAALALRMADQLKKEV from the coding sequence ATGGCCGATTCACAAAATCAAACCCAACCCAAAACCCAGCAGGCCGATATCGTCGTAGTCGGCTCGGGCGTCGCGGGCGCGATCGTCGCGCATCAGATGGCGCTGGCCGGCAAGTCCGTGATTCTGCTCGAAGCCGGGCCGCGCATGCCGCGCTGGGAAATCGTCGAACGCTTCCGCAACCAGTTCGACAAGTCGGATAACTCGGCGCCGTATCCGTCGAGTCAATGGGCGCCGCATCCGGAATACGGTCCGCCGAACAATTATCTGATCCTGAAGGGCGAGCACAAATTCAACTCGCAGTACATTCGCGCGGTGGGCGGCACAACGTGGCACTGGGCGGCGTCCGCGTGGCGCTTCATGCCGAACGACTTCCACATGAAGACGGTGTACGGCGTGGGCCGTGACTGGCCGATGGCGTACGAAGAGCTGGAGCCGTACTATCAGCGCGCCGAAGAAGAACTCGGCGTGTGGGGCCCGACGGACGAAGAACTCGGTTCGCCGCGCAGCCAGCCGTATCCGATGGCGCCGCTGCCGCTGTCGTACAACGAGCAGACTATCAAGGGCAAGCTCAACGCGTTCGACTCGCGCTATCACGTGGTGACCGAGCCGGTGGCGCGCAATAGCCGTCCGTACGACGGCCGCCCGACCTGTTGCGGCAACAACAATTGCATGCCGATCTGTCCGATCGGCGCGATGTACAACGGGATTGTGCACGTCGAGAAAGCGGAGCAGGCCGGTGCGAAACTGATCGACAACGCGGTCGTCTACAAGCTCGAAGTGGGCGCGGACAAGCGCATCGTCGCGGCTTTGTATAAAGACCCGCAGGGCAACGAGTATCGCGTGGAAGGCAAGTACTTCGTGCTGGCCGCGAACGGCATTGAAACGCCGAAGATCATGCTGATGTCCACCAGCCACGATTTCCCGAACGGCGTGGGCAATAGCTCCGACATGGTGGGCCGCAATCTGATGGACCACCCGGGCACCGGCGTGACGTTCTACGCCGACGAAAAACTGTGGCCGGGCCGCGGACCGCAGGAAATGACCTCGCTGATCGGTTTCCGCGACGGCGCATTCCGCGCGACCGAAGCTGCGAAGAAAATCCATCTGTCGAACCTGTCGCGTATCGATCAGGAAACGCAGAAGATTTTCAAGCGGGGCAAGCTGATCAAACCGGCCGAGCTGGACGCGCAGATTCGCGACCGCGCGGCGCGTTTTGTCGAGTTCGATTGCTTCCACGAAATCCTGCCCGCACCGGAAAACCGCATCGTGCCGAGCAAAACGGAGACCGACGCGATCGGTATTCCCCGTCCGGAGATTACGTATCGTATCGACGATTACGTGAAGCGCGGCGCCGTGCATACGCGCGAGGTTTACGCCAACGCGGCGAAAGTGCTGGGCGGCACCGAGATCGAGTATCAGGACGAGTTCGCGCCGAACAATCACATCACGGGCGCGACCATCATGGGCAGCGATCCGCGCGATTCGGTGGTCGACAAGCATTGCCGTACCTTCGATCACCCGAACCTGTTTATCTCGAGCAGCGCGACGATGCCCACCGTGGGCACCGTCAACGTGACGCTGAGCATCGCAGCGCTGGCGCTGCGCATGGCCGACCAGTTGAAGAAGGAAGTTTGA
- a CDS encoding cupin yields MLNDSKHGFDAAQTEYEAFMLEPHDWVPNNRKLPVVIYRRALLPDSGDLAAAFEILFERNDWPPQWRDGIFDYHHFHASAHEVLGIADGSAQVIVGGPGGRVVTVSAGDALLLPAGTGHCLQSFARHFQVVGGYPDGQQWDIHREALTPQELAAMDALPFPPMDPIDGKLGPLVEFWLHAA; encoded by the coding sequence ATGCTCAACGATTCGAAGCACGGTTTCGACGCGGCGCAGACCGAGTACGAAGCCTTCATGCTGGAGCCGCACGACTGGGTGCCGAACAACCGCAAACTACCGGTCGTGATTTATCGCCGGGCACTTTTGCCCGATAGCGGCGACCTTGCCGCCGCATTTGAAATTCTGTTCGAACGCAACGACTGGCCGCCGCAATGGCGCGACGGCATTTTCGACTATCACCATTTCCACGCGAGCGCGCATGAAGTGCTCGGCATCGCGGATGGGTCCGCGCAGGTGATCGTTGGCGGTCCGGGCGGAAGGGTGGTGACCGTATCTGCGGGCGATGCGTTGCTGCTGCCCGCCGGCACTGGCCATTGCCTGCAATCCTTCGCGCGGCATTTCCAGGTGGTGGGCGGTTATCCGGACGGGCAGCAGTGGGACATCCACCGCGAAGCGCTCACACCGCAAGAACTGGCAGCGATGGACGCGTTGCCGTTCCCGCCCATGGATCCGATCGACGGCAAGCTCGGCCCGTTGGTCGAGTTCTGGCTGCATGCGGCTTGA